Proteins encoded by one window of Salvia splendens isolate huo1 chromosome 7, SspV2, whole genome shotgun sequence:
- the LOC121810815 gene encoding uncharacterized protein LOC121810815: MVVALGPGRFYGVALPRPRLHTDVKLNDERVDPPPSVTDPLISWAREAHWSMGGLSIQRHRLQGRIEGNVERLRAQREQIFTRSPIPTKFGTKSAEIDASASPPRAPVAIKRRRVVGLMDDYEEEVIAGVKRGLVRKLGDDFERVARESEMVSSSGGEIGIAERSSSGEERKRGGKKKLVRGGRKIGAAVVAAASGIRRSPRLSKMR; encoded by the coding sequence ATGGTTGTTGCATTAGGTCCGGGGAGATTCTACGGCGTCGCCCTACCGCGGCCGCGCCTCCACACCGACGTCAAGCTCAACGACGAGAGAGTCGATCCGCCGCCCTCCGTCACGGATCCGCTCATTTCGTGGGCGCGCGAGGCTCACTGGTCCATGGGCGGCCTCAGCATCCAGCGCCACCGCCTCCAGGGCCGCATCGAGGGCAACGTCGAGCGGCTCCGAGCTCAGCGGGAACAGATCTTTACCAGATCCCCAATTCCGACGAAATTTGGGACAAAATCAGCCGAGATCGACGCATCGGCCTCTCCGCCGCGCGCTCCGGTGGCGATTAAGCGCCGCCGCGTCGTCGGATTGATGGATGACTACGAGGAGGAGGTGATTGCGGGGGTGAAGAGAGGCTTGGTGAGGAAATTGGGCGATGATTTTGAACGAGTGGCGAGGGAGAGCGAAATGGTGAGCAGCAGCGGCGGAGAAATCGGAATCGCGGAGAGAAGTAGCTCCGGTGAAGAGCGGAAAAGGGGGGGAAAGAAGAAATTGGTTAGGGGAGGGAGGAAGATTGGGGCTGCGGTGGTGGCTGCCGCCTCTGGAATCAGAAGATCACCGCGGTTGTCGAAGATGCGATGA
- the LOC121741323 gene encoding NDR1/HIN1-like protein 6 — MCGSCMKCIGCCCCLLFLLLLALALTASYYYALYVPQVPTYEVHSLDVRTFSMLPDLTLDTNIVATIKASNPNSDIGFIYGENGQVNVVFNETDVLCMGHPPPFRQGNRNVTNIRVDMVGKSRVGPGLQAALQENQKSHRPVPLVVKVMMPVRVVVEGIPLREFKVYVNSSMLVDNLAPNKMMKIISSDVSYYFEL, encoded by the coding sequence ATGTGTGGTAGCTGTATGAAATGCatcggctgctgctgctgcctcctcttcctcctcctcctcgccctcGCCCTCACCGCCTCCTACTACTACGCCCTCTACGTCCCCCAAGTCCCCACCTACGAGGTCCACAGCCTCGACGTCCGCACATTCTCCATGCTCCCCGACCTCACCCTCGACACCAACATCGTCGCCACCATCAAGGCCTCAAACCCTAATTCCGACATAGGCTTCATCTACGGCGAGAATGGGCAAGTCAACGTGGTattcaacgaaacagacgtgctCTGCATGGGCCACCCCCCACCCTTTCGCCAGGGGAATAGGAACGTGACGAATATCCGGGTGGACATGGTGGGGAAGAGCCGGGTGGGGCCGGGGCTTCAGGCGGCTCTGCAGGAGAACCAGAAGAGCCATAGGCCCGTCCCGTTGGTGGTGAAGGTGATGATGCCGGTTAGGGTTGTGGTGGAGGGTATCCCCTTGAGGGAGTTTAAGGTTTATGTCAACTCTTCTATGTTGGTTGATAACTTGGCTCCTAACAAGATGATGAAAATCATATCGAGTGATGTGTCTTATTATTTTGAGTTGTGA